ttcaattctcgtacagcttTCTTGACAAAAtgtttgctgcaaaccaacagctttccTGTATCGGCCCGGACAGAAttgcagggaaaaacatgcaacaaaccccgcggatcatggaaacaaacacatacgacccgtgGCATGCAGACttggtctcacagcttggcaggtctgccttgccttcagaaagcacttgctctcatgaataattaagaagcagggtcttctcataggataagaaaactccactatgaataataatgacaaaCCGATACGTCATCACTCCGCTAGCAAATTcacgctacgtcaccgattttgatatCGCcccaaaaaaaattttaaacccggaagatgaaattagctaacaaaagctcaaaattatccagttttccccacaattaaagctgacaggtgctaaagttgtcttaactgatgctcaacacacacaaatatgttaacatctcaaaaaagtactccagggtttcttTAAAATAGTCTGTTGACTTCCTGGTTCTGTGAAGCTCCTCCCTGAGAAATACACAAtgagctctgattggtcagttaagCCATTCCGTTTTATTCACTGACCATAGAGGGTGGGTTCCGTTAGGAAGGGTCCTTCTGAAGGgattagagcagagatgcccaaagtagggtccacgggccaaagttggcccatagtaacctttgatttggcctaccatcccatctgagaaaagaAATAAGAAGGATGGAGAGGGGTGTGGCGAATGTCTTTAaaagagatcatcatttctaatttgacatattttttcttttttgtttgttttattgctgaactacaaaaaaagcaaactgaaattaaataaatcagtttttttaaaatgtaaaaagatgtCACTTGACTGATAGAGGACTATGCAAAAGACATCGGTGAGGAAATCAGAGCAACTACTAGTGTAACTCagttctgttataaattagatgtttttactgtaataaattgattataaaatgtaaaataagtgattcagtattagttaatataaagcaaggtgttctacttatttttaaatattataaaataaattaggaaatttccTATGGCAACTACATTTACCTTCGGCTCACTAGCCTCACTCAAGTTcggtttttggctcttcataagaaaaagtttgggcacccctggattAGAGCATAAGGATGAGCCCTTATAAATTGAGTACAGCGTGTGACACCAAACAAGGATCATGGCCTAAAGGGTATTTTCCAAAATTCTTCATTCTCAAAGGGCCTTTCGAAGTGACCATTTTTGAGCACTTCAGCTTGGAATGACGCTTCAATATGGCAACCTTGATTTTTTTCACTCCGAAGTGCCCTTTAGAGGGCGATTATATCCCATTTGGAATGCATCCATAGTGTACGTTGAAAGAAATGTGACACATGGGGGCGATAGAAAACTCTTTGCTAACATTTTTACTGCTGTTTAGCAGAACTCTTAGTGGTAAGATTAAAAGTTTTACGAATGCAGGCCCAGGTTTACTACTTTAACCATTCTGTTTTCCACCTATAGTatatgtgatttcagatgcagtcactgttataaacaaactaaatgtcGTCACTGAAATGGTCCTGGCTCTTCAATTTCACACTGAACTTGTTTTACTGTTTGCCTGAATGCAGGTCTCCTTTTTTGGAGTTTTCTCAGTTTGCTGCCTATCAGTTATATGGTAAGGAGGAGGTTCCTGCGGGAGGCATAATCACTGGTATTGGTCGAGTATCAGGGTGAGAagcaaacaatacacacacacacacacactatgtttGTATTAATAATATCATGCGAGAGATGATGAATTCTAACTCCCTGTGTGTCTGTGTACCACAGGGTGGAATGTTTAATTGTTGCCAATGATGCTACTGTCAAAGGTGGAACCTATTATCCAGTTACTGTAAAGAAACACCTCCGTGCACAAGAGATCGCACAGCAAAACCATCTGCCATGCATATACCTGGGTGAGTCCTCTGAGAGGCTTCATGTTATGTATAGAATAAAACCTTTCTACTAATGCTTGGAGTTTTAGAAGTGAGGTGTACTCGGATCTCTTCTTTTTCAAGTGGATTCTGGAGGAGCCAATTTACCCAGACAGGCAGATGTGTTTCCAGACAGAGATCACTTTGGACGAATCTTCTTCAACCAGGCCCGGCTTTCCTCAGAGGGAATTTCACAggtcttttttattaatattatttttttgtgcgttgttttgttttgcttgttggaTTTCAATTGGAATggctttaaaatgatttaaggcaagttcattttatttatatatcacagttcatacacaatggtaattcaaagtgttttacataaacaaTAAGATTATACTAATCATAAAATTATCacatagtaaatataaatatataaacaacaaataattcaaatgggtggttcattctgctgtggcgagccctgataaagcagggacaaagctgaaggagaGTCAGTGAGTGagaattaattaatgattaaaagaaattaataaatacttaTCCAACATTTAACTTAACTAAAATGCTACAAGCTCAcacacaaaattatttttaatgaaaaatatagtaaaaaagaGGAAATGTGACATTGTTTTGGTGTGTGGTGTGTTTATTATTTGGATTTAAAAGCATTTgggtttagattttattttagtctTGTTCTTGTTTGCAACACTTATGTGTCAAAACAGGCTCATGTTTATGAGAGAGGTAACTTTGATATGCCTAATGAACAAgtaacctatgtattattcagtcacaagatggcgacaacAGTCAACAACATTGGCCTGACAGACaagcatatacagtatatcagtgtttctcaatcacgttcctggaggaccaccagccctGCACTTTTTccatgtcttcttaaccaaacgaacctgattcagatcatcagctcattagcagagaccgaaaaacctgtaatgggtgtaacagacaaaggagacatccaaaacatgcaatgttgtgtaatcctccaggaacgtggttgagaaacactgcagtaaataaatgtattccTCTAACGGGCATAGTGGCATGTATTAGTTTTGTGTTATTTAAAGCTGTTTTCTTACCTCAGCATTagcattataaattaaatatgtttatttaaataatattaaatatatttttaaaaatacagtgttAATAACATGGAAAATGCATCATCAGTCTTaaaatcagatttaaaaataataataattttcaattaTAGAAGAAAATACCTATAGAAATAACTAAGCCAGTATGGGATGCCTTCATTTACTTGGCTTAGGCATTGACAACCATTGATATGAGCCAATTTTCAATATAGATCCATAAGTGAATATAAAATGCGCCATGAGATAAACTGTTTTTCTACATCTGTCTTTAAAGGAGCTGATGCATCATGGTAAATCTGTTTTACCTGTAATATTTCAGATTGCTGTGGTAATGGGCTCCTGTACAGCGGGGGGCGCCTATGTGCCTGCCATGGCTGATGAGAGCATCATTGTTCGCAAACAAGGGACCATTTTTCTGGGTGGACCACCATTGGTATGAGCTAAGTTTGACTTAACTGGTTAAGTTTGAGCAGTAGTAAATGTTCAGTTGTGTTTTAAACAGGTAAAAGCTGCTACAGGTGAAGAGGTTTCTGCTGAAGACCTGGGAGGCGCAGATCTTCACTGCAGGTTTGAGAATCACCCAGATGTTTGTATTAATATAATGCTTGATTTTTGCTCATTTAGTCATGTTTGAACATTTGTGTTTCCTCAGAAAGTCAGGCGTAACTGATCACTACGCCCTTGATGATAATCATGCTCTTCATCTTGCACGGAAAGCTGTACGAAGCCTGAACTACAAGAAGAATCTCGACGTGAGGACGCACTGCTATAGTGTTCTCAGAGATGATTAATctgtctgatttttttattttttattttaatgctgaTTTTGTTCATCCTTTATCGGCCACTGTTTATTAGGTTACTGTGGAACCTCCTGAAGCTCCTCTGTTTCCTGCCGATGAGCTGTATGGAATTGTGGGTGACAACCTCAAACGCAACTTCGACATTCGTGAGGTATTGCTCACAACTTGATCACTGGGATACTAGAATATTAAAATGCATCAAGAGAAAGAACTTAAAGACAGTTCTGACTTTCAGGTTATTGCTCGTATTGTTGATGGCAGTAAATTTGATGAATTCAAGGCCTTCTATGGAGACACACTCATCACAGGTGAAGGTTTTACCATAATCATCTTTTTGTATTTGATTAATTTCAACATGAATTTTTGAACATgctttgttctttctttcattcgCTTTCAAGGTTTTGCACGGATATTTGGCTATCCTGTGGGAATTATTGGCAATAATGGTGTACTGTTCTCAGAATCTGCAAAGAAGGTCAGAGTCACTTCATCCCTGTTCTGAACCagataaaagtataaatattaaacatttcttaTTTTCTGTCAGCCTTCatacacaatgtaattacagaagagtcaagctttaaataggaaaatcatctgaaccaaacttttttttttaagcaagatgctaatctgattcaatgatttatgctaagctaagataaaagtccCAGAACCGAGGATTGGctgagtaaattaaaaaaattgtaatactcaactgtttaacttgtaaaacgagtctatttacaaaaaaagtggaatgttcctttaaggcaggggtcaccagaCTTGtccctggagggctggtgtccttgGAGTTTAGCCTCAGCCTTAATCAAGCACACCTAAACAAgccaatcaaggtcttactagagttgcgtcccaaatggcacactatgcacctATGCGCTATGTACTTTTGCACTTGCACACTCAACAGCAGagcatatgtatgtagtgtcgtcccaaatggaacagttttttttaataagcagaaatacaaaccgtttcccagatgacatttgacggttgccaatttagggaaataaatgaccaaactacgaaataatacctgccatgagtataaccgcattcaccatcaggaggcggcataatcactcttgtaggagaattttactttcacaatccaaaataaataaagcaatccaACATGAGTGCCCGGaagctccaccccttccgctacatgagcaaaacAGCGGCCATTGATTTTGTAAACTTGCCACACTTGATTTTAACGATTGAATAAGTGTATAtgcgggtaattaaagtgcacttttttttaattattattattatttagagttttcagtgtgactgcactatttatactacaaaatagtATAGTGcaaaagtatgcgatttgggacgcaccttagGTATACaagttccaggcaggtgtgttgaggcaagttggagcttgGATCACAAAAATAAAACGCCACCCTCTACTTAATATTCCTTTTCAGTTGGAAATAATTCATCATGTCTAATGCATGTGtctaatataattataatgtaacATAGAACATGTCTAATGTCTAATCAAGAAAACAAGATTAGAAATACCAAAACCCTACAGTAGCAATTACAGAGCAACTCTAAAGGCAGAGAATATATTGCTCTTGAATGGAATAGTTCACATAAAGTACATTAAAAACCTAGTCCATGTCAtccatgtatttgtgtgtgtgcgcttgaaaCTCAAATTAGTTGATGTGTCACCCATCAAGTTGTTTTCCATTGTTGGATAGACCACTACAATAAAAAACGTCTATTTTATAGGGAACTCATTTCATTGAGCTTTGCTGTCAGAGAAACATTCCACTcctctttcttcaaaatattacaGGTCAGTATTTATACTTCATCTGAACAATTACGATACTGATACTAAATGTTCTGAGAGAATACAAACGTTCTCATATGCCTAGTGAAATTGCCTTCATCACATAATGTTCTCTGTCCCTTTCTTTTCCTCAGGCTTCATGGTTGGCAGGGAGTATGAGGCTGGCGGTATTGCTAAAGATGGGGCTAAAATGGTGACTGCTGTGGCCTGTGCAAATGTGCCTAAAATTACCGTCATCATTGGAGGATCGTATGGCGCAGGGAACTATGGGATGTGCGGCAGAGCATATGGGTAAGCTTTATAAATGAACGGTACTTTCTGAAAAATCCCTGCTCAAAGGCACAACAGTAAAAATATGTTGAATGTGTCTGATTAACTAAAGAATATAGTTGAGGAGCTTGAGATAAACAGCCCCTATGTGCACCTCACAGGCCCAGGTTCCTGTACATGTGGCCTAATTCACGCATTTCAGTGATGGGAGGAGAGCAGGCCGCCACTGTCCTAGCCACCATCACCAAGGATCAGAAGGCCAGAGAAGGAAAAGAGGTAAAAgatgaaaaactaaacaaatgtacTGATCTTGTTTTGTGAATATTACCGAACTAGATCTCGTGAAAgttcaattagtttttttctatttttttaaagaatctttataaataattgtttttgtttttttatttattattatttgtggtgATTTTCCAGTTTACCGCAGAGCAGGAAGCTGCAATGAAAGAACCAATTATCAAACGCTTTGAAGAGGAGGGAAACCCATATTATTCCAGTGCCAGGTAAATAGGTTGACATCAGTATGTTTCAGtgttcaaaacaaaatattttatatgcattcaCTAAGCAACcatttatttgaaaaaagaacaatattaaaaaaaacaactgatattaaaaaacaacaacaataaaataatacatttttacaagtatattttaaagtgtaatttataatgtcatttttttgacGGCCTAACTGAATTTTTAGCAGTTTTAACTGTCACGTGATCCATCGGAAACCACTCTAATATGCTGATACGATACTGAAAgtgtagtttattatttttataacaaggggtgtgttgatttatttttttaaacagaggTACATTTTTGGGTACATTAGTAAATATTTAGgtaaagatatttttttatatatatagaattgttttgtaaagtaatacaagaagaaagaagaagaaacatGAAGAAATGTCTTCAATACTGGCCTGAAAGGCAACATCAAACAAAAAGTTCAGAACACAACCATAATGATTAAAATATCAAGAGAAACAatgtaattgaatacattttcagGATCGTTTTTAACTCCAGcttattaaacaataaaacactgatagccaatcagaatccattgaAATATAATCTGCTTGCAAAATTTAAAGCTACAGACCACATTGTGGAGAAGCACAAAGCTGTTTGATGTTAAGCCttcttttcaaacattatttcaTTACATTTACTATCTAgaatacaatattattatatcatgGATCGTTATAACTGTTATATCAtggaaaataatgataaaatatacaTGGAGGTTTTGCAGGCTAAGATGGCAAATTGACGTATAAAAATACCTTTGCCGCTATTGAAATTGCTGGGGAAAATGTTTTTTGTGGTGTTTTTATTCCACTACACTGACTGCGATTTGCTAAATTCTCCATTGGATTAGACTGATTAcaagagctggattcactggtcagatgcgctAGAAACACAGTTCACTGAAGACATCTGCTGactaatgcaaaaataaaaaagcataatctaaaaaaaataaagcttgttTGCTGGTGTGGACacaaaaatagtcaaatattatatttatagttcTAATCCTTGGTGTGAAATGCCCTTCATGTTTGAAATTGTACAGTTTATGTTATGACCAGACAACAAGGGCATACTACTTTTTCTACATGTGCCTAGTCTGATTTTTGCTCTGTTTTACTTCTCTAACCATTTAGATTGTGGGACGATGGGATCATTGACCCTGCAGACACTCGTCTTGTCCTGGGTTTAAGTCTAAGTGCTGCTCTCAATGCCCCCACACAGAAAACACGCTTTGGGGTCTTCAGAATGTGAATCTGGTTTTGTGAAAGATTAGACACTTGATTTTCTCTCCATTTTAGGCTCTACACACTAACGTGTTTTGTCTTTGTATATTTGACATCTACAGTAAAATCCATAAAACCAATTAGTGATGCGTTTCATATGTTGTGTGGATATCTGGTTGTTTTTAGGTATAATACATGTACTTGAATTATTTGTTGTTAATATGGTCCAACATCTCTGATAGTTTACTGTCAGTAGTATAAAGACGGAGTTTTTGTCCATTTAGACAAATCGTTTAATATGTATAATACAATCAATGTGCTCTGATTTTGGAAATCAAAATTACTTTACAACATGAAGACGCCAGAGACAGGgtcgtagcaaccggggggacaggggggatccgtccccctcactttagtcattttttagtcatttagcagacagaccattttttagtcattttagaccatttttagtcattttagagacagaccatttagaaacaggtggttaaaaattatatgaacatatgatctcatacagccgtcccccccacttttaaaatgtccgctacgcccctggccaGAGATGTATtgcttatttgcatttatttatgtatgaaaGGGTGTAGGACTGTTATAAAGTTTTGTCTGTTtagttgtttttaaatttgtatatttaaattatatttaa
This Danio aesculapii chromosome 5, fDanAes4.1, whole genome shotgun sequence DNA region includes the following protein-coding sequences:
- the mccc2 gene encoding methylcrotonoyl-CoA carboxylase beta chain, mitochondrial — its product is MILHYAKPVVSLIRSRSVNAAVSRLYHADKVATVGSQPDAQSPVFQENYERMQALVKELKDRAEKIKLGGGEKARNLHTSRGKLLPRERIDRLLDPGSPFLEFSQFAAYQLYGKEEVPAGGIITGIGRVSGVECLIVANDATVKGGTYYPVTVKKHLRAQEIAQQNHLPCIYLVDSGGANLPRQADVFPDRDHFGRIFFNQARLSSEGISQIAVVMGSCTAGGAYVPAMADESIIVRKQGTIFLGGPPLVKAATGEEVSAEDLGGADLHCRKSGVTDHYALDDNHALHLARKAVRSLNYKKNLDVTVEPPEAPLFPADELYGIVGDNLKRNFDIREVIARIVDGSKFDEFKAFYGDTLITGFARIFGYPVGIIGNNGVLFSESAKKGTHFIELCCQRNIPLLFLQNITGFMVGREYEAGGIAKDGAKMVTAVACANVPKITVIIGGSYGAGNYGMCGRAYGPRFLYMWPNSRISVMGGEQAATVLATITKDQKAREGKEFTAEQEAAMKEPIIKRFEEEGNPYYSSARLWDDGIIDPADTRLVLGLSLSAALNAPTQKTRFGVFRM